In the Corynebacterium gerontici genome, one interval contains:
- a CDS encoding phosphomannomutase/phosphoglucomutase — MRSREAVSNVIKAYDVRGVVGEDIDADFIRDVGAAFGRLMRNESAEQVVIGHDMRPSSPELARAFAEGVTSQGVNAVMIGLSSTDQLYFASGELDCPGAMFTASHNPAEYNGIKLCRSGARPVGQATGLADIIDMLVEGVPAYEGEAGAISERATLEAYGQYLRNLVDLSSIRHLKVAVDAANGMAGYTVPEVFKGLNLDIEDLYFELDGTFPNHEANPLDPKNLVDLQAFTPEVGADIGLAFDGDADRCFVVDELGQPVSPSAICAIVAQRYLERKPGSTIIHNLITSKTVPDIIREHGGTPVRTRVGHSFIKAQMAEHGAVFGGEHSAHYYFQEFFNADSGILAAMHVLAALGGQDKPLSELMAEYTRYAASGEINSKLDSAEAQAERAQAVLDAFADRAESVDELDGFTVELKGTPAWFNVRASNTEPLLRLNVEAPTQDEVDALVSEILAIIRA; from the coding sequence ATGCGTTCTCGAGAAGCAGTGAGCAACGTTATTAAGGCATACGACGTCCGTGGCGTCGTCGGTGAGGATATCGACGCGGATTTCATCCGTGACGTCGGTGCCGCCTTCGGACGACTCATGCGCAATGAAAGTGCCGAGCAGGTCGTGATCGGGCATGACATGCGCCCCTCCTCACCCGAGCTGGCACGGGCATTCGCCGAAGGCGTGACAAGCCAGGGCGTCAACGCCGTCATGATCGGCCTGAGTTCAACAGACCAGCTGTACTTCGCATCCGGCGAGCTGGATTGCCCCGGTGCCATGTTCACCGCCTCCCACAACCCTGCTGAATACAACGGCATCAAGCTCTGCCGCTCAGGTGCGCGTCCCGTGGGCCAAGCAACCGGGCTCGCAGACATCATCGACATGTTGGTTGAGGGAGTACCTGCCTACGAAGGGGAAGCGGGCGCCATCAGTGAAAGAGCAACCCTCGAAGCTTACGGGCAGTACCTGCGCAATCTGGTTGATCTGAGCAGTATCCGCCACCTCAAAGTTGCCGTGGATGCCGCCAACGGCATGGCAGGTTACACGGTGCCGGAAGTGTTCAAAGGGCTGAACCTCGACATTGAAGACCTCTACTTCGAACTCGATGGCACCTTCCCCAACCACGAGGCCAACCCTCTCGATCCCAAGAACCTGGTGGATCTCCAAGCCTTCACCCCAGAGGTGGGCGCAGACATCGGCTTGGCCTTCGACGGTGATGCAGACCGTTGCTTCGTGGTAGACGAACTCGGCCAACCCGTGAGCCCGTCAGCTATCTGTGCGATCGTTGCGCAGCGTTATCTTGAGCGCAAGCCTGGCTCTACGATCATCCACAACTTGATCACCTCCAAAACCGTGCCGGATATCATTCGTGAACACGGTGGCACCCCGGTGCGCACCCGAGTTGGGCACTCCTTTATCAAGGCTCAAATGGCGGAGCACGGTGCGGTATTCGGTGGTGAGCACTCAGCTCACTACTATTTCCAGGAGTTCTTCAACGCCGATTCCGGCATCCTCGCGGCCATGCACGTGCTTGCCGCGCTGGGCGGCCAGGACAAGCCTCTGTCTGAACTCATGGCGGAATACACCCGTTACGCAGCCTCCGGTGAAATTAACTCCAAGCTCGATTCCGCCGAGGCGCAAGCAGAACGCGCCCAAGCGGTGCTTGACGCTTTTGCCGATCGTGCTGAAAGCGTCGATGAGCTCGACGGTTTTACCGTGGAGCTGAAGGGCACTCCAGCATGGTTCAACGTGCGCGCATCGAACACCGAGCCGCTCCTGCGCCTCAATGTTGAGGCTCCCACCCAAGACGAAGTGGATGCTCTGGTGAGCGAGATCCTCGCGATCATCCGCGCCTAA
- the manA gene encoding mannose-6-phosphate isomerase, class I — protein sequence MQKLIPSAQAYSWGSRTLIQQLRGEQPSNTPLAELWYGAHPAAPSSVDGEALTEVIAKNPVRELGGSVVEQYSERLPFLLKLLAAEQPLSLQAHPSLEQAREGFARENDEGIALDARERNYRDDNHKPELMVAITEFHAMAGFRPLERTRALFRALDCPELEHYANLIPEHLEGTKGAEEGDLRALFTTWITIPSTARTTLIEAVVAAAKRVQESVEPWMQQVLRQVIDLQDRHPGDIGVLGALLLNHIALQPGEAIYLDAGNLHAYVSGLGVEIMANSDNVLRGGLTPKYVDIPELVHVLRFSTLEDPVVQPQNGVYQVPAREFSLRTLDVQGEVRVEHAGPAIVLCTEGSIHAGVETLNPTEALWISADDPAIEVHGEGKLFIASVGAV from the coding sequence ATGCAGAAGCTGATTCCGAGTGCCCAAGCATATTCTTGGGGCTCAAGGACGCTCATCCAGCAGCTTCGTGGTGAGCAACCATCTAACACCCCGCTTGCTGAGCTCTGGTATGGGGCGCATCCAGCAGCGCCGTCGAGCGTCGATGGTGAAGCCCTCACGGAGGTGATCGCCAAGAACCCAGTGCGTGAACTCGGGGGAAGCGTTGTGGAGCAATATTCGGAGCGCCTTCCGTTCCTGCTCAAACTTCTCGCCGCAGAACAGCCACTATCACTGCAAGCGCATCCGTCGTTGGAGCAAGCGCGGGAAGGCTTCGCGCGCGAGAACGACGAGGGAATCGCCCTCGATGCGCGAGAACGTAATTATCGCGATGATAATCACAAGCCTGAGCTGATGGTCGCGATAACCGAGTTTCATGCGATGGCCGGTTTTCGCCCTCTTGAGCGCACCCGCGCCTTATTCCGGGCCCTCGACTGCCCAGAGCTTGAGCACTACGCGAATCTGATTCCGGAGCATCTAGAGGGCACAAAGGGCGCGGAGGAGGGGGATCTTCGCGCGCTCTTTACTACTTGGATCACAATCCCAAGCACAGCTCGCACCACCTTGATTGAGGCAGTAGTGGCTGCTGCAAAGCGCGTCCAAGAAAGCGTGGAGCCTTGGATGCAGCAGGTGCTGCGCCAGGTGATCGATCTCCAGGATCGTCACCCCGGTGACATTGGAGTACTTGGTGCACTGTTGCTGAATCACATTGCGCTGCAGCCAGGAGAAGCGATTTACCTCGATGCTGGCAATCTCCACGCGTACGTGTCGGGGCTTGGCGTGGAAATCATGGCGAACTCGGACAATGTCCTGCGCGGTGGTCTCACCCCGAAGTATGTGGATATACCGGAACTGGTTCATGTGTTGCGCTTTTCAACGCTCGAGGATCCCGTGGTGCAGCCACAGAACGGTGTGTATCAAGTACCCGCCCGCGAGTTCTCTCTCCGTACCCTTGATGTGCAGGGCGAAGTGCGCGTAGAACATGCGGGACCAGCGATTGTGCTGTGTACCGAGGGATCGATACATGCCGGTGTAGAAACGCTGAACCCGACCGAAGCGCTGTGGATTTCTGCGGATGACCCGGCGATTGAGGTTCACGGTGAGGGCAAGCTCTTCATCGCTTCGGTCGGCGCGGTTTAG
- a CDS encoding DUF4259 domain-containing protein: protein MNVSGWEDAIFGIDNNIDLLDELADLDASSIVAEVSDLVTIATKQGAEGDEQDNALLAATLLAIWAGAPFSDSELAQDYPFILSLRGKGDEDTREAAAALLEAVESDEDLDPYIEALS from the coding sequence ATGAATGTGAGCGGATGGGAAGACGCAATCTTCGGAATCGATAACAATATTGATCTGCTCGACGAGCTGGCAGATCTTGATGCAAGCAGCATCGTTGCAGAGGTCAGCGATTTGGTCACTATCGCGACAAAACAAGGCGCCGAAGGTGATGAGCAGGACAACGCCCTGCTGGCCGCCACCTTGCTTGCAATTTGGGCCGGTGCTCCTTTTAGCGACAGTGAACTGGCTCAGGACTATCCATTTATTCTGAGCCTGCGCGGCAAAGGTGATGAAGACACTCGCGAGGCTGCCGCTGCGCTGCTTGAAGCCGTTGAAAGCGACGAAGACCTCGACCCCTACATTGAAGCTCTAAGCTAG
- the ahcY gene encoding adenosylhomocysteinase — protein MTDYRIRDINLAEAGRHQIRLAEHEMPGLMELRKMYAQEQPLKGARIAGSIHMTVQTAVLIETLVALGAEVRWTSCNIFSTQDEAAAAVVVGKGTPENPQGVPVFAWKGETLEEYWDCVNEIFSWGDQLPNMILDDGGDATMAVIKGREFEQAGVVPPDDEHDSDEAKAFKAMLRRVLEAEPGKWGKIAESVKGVTEETTTGVHRLYHFAEAGELPFPAMNVNDAVTKSKFDNKYGTRHSLLDGINRATDALMGGKSVLICGYGDVGKGCAEAMDGQGARVKVTEADPINALQALMDGFPVVHVNDAIADADIVITATGNRDIISFEQMLKMKDHAILGNIGHFDNEIDMASLMHRDDVQRVTIKPQVDEFTLPNGRSIIVLSEGRLLNLGNATGHPSFVMSTSFADQTLAQIELFNNDGTYTNEVYRLPKVLDELVARIHVEALGGTITELSKEQAEYIGVDVAGPYKPEHYRY, from the coding sequence ATGACTGACTACCGCATCCGCGATATCAACCTGGCAGAGGCAGGACGCCACCAAATCCGACTAGCCGAGCACGAGATGCCAGGGTTGATGGAACTGCGCAAGATGTACGCCCAGGAACAACCCCTCAAGGGCGCGCGAATCGCTGGCTCCATTCACATGACCGTGCAGACTGCGGTGCTCATTGAGACCCTGGTGGCGCTCGGTGCTGAGGTTCGCTGGACGTCCTGCAACATCTTTTCTACCCAAGACGAAGCCGCTGCTGCCGTGGTGGTGGGCAAAGGTACCCCGGAGAATCCCCAGGGCGTGCCGGTGTTCGCATGGAAGGGAGAAACCCTGGAGGAGTACTGGGATTGTGTCAACGAGATTTTCTCTTGGGGTGATCAACTGCCCAACATGATCCTCGATGACGGGGGCGATGCCACCATGGCCGTGATTAAAGGCCGCGAATTTGAGCAGGCAGGCGTGGTGCCGCCAGATGATGAGCACGATTCAGATGAGGCAAAAGCGTTCAAAGCAATGCTTCGCCGCGTGCTTGAAGCTGAGCCCGGCAAGTGGGGCAAGATCGCGGAGTCCGTCAAGGGCGTGACCGAGGAAACCACCACCGGCGTGCACCGCCTCTACCACTTCGCTGAAGCTGGCGAACTGCCTTTCCCCGCGATGAACGTCAATGACGCGGTGACAAAGTCCAAGTTCGACAACAAGTATGGCACCCGCCACTCGCTTCTCGACGGCATCAACCGCGCCACTGATGCCCTCATGGGCGGCAAGAGCGTGCTCATTTGTGGCTACGGAGACGTCGGTAAGGGCTGCGCCGAAGCCATGGACGGCCAAGGCGCACGCGTGAAAGTGACCGAGGCTGATCCGATTAACGCGCTGCAGGCACTGATGGACGGTTTCCCCGTGGTGCACGTGAATGACGCCATCGCGGACGCTGACATTGTCATTACCGCCACCGGTAACCGTGACATCATCTCCTTCGAGCAAATGCTGAAGATGAAAGATCACGCGATCCTGGGCAACATTGGGCACTTCGACAATGAGATCGACATGGCTTCACTCATGCACCGCGATGATGTACAGCGTGTGACCATCAAGCCGCAGGTAGACGAATTCACGTTGCCGAATGGACGAAGCATCATCGTCTTGTCAGAAGGGCGCCTGCTGAACTTGGGCAACGCCACCGGGCATCCAAGCTTCGTCATGTCCACCTCATTCGCTGACCAGACCTTGGCCCAAATCGAGCTTTTCAATAACGACGGCACTTACACCAACGAGGTGTACCGCCTGCCCAAGGTGCTCGATGAGCTGGTGGCGCGCATCCACGTTGAAGCGCTCGGCGGTACCATCACCGAGCTAAGCAAGGAACAAGCGGAATACATTGGCGTGGATGTTGCAGGCCCCTACAAGCCGGAGCACTACCGCTACTAA
- a CDS encoding dTMP kinase: MIVAIEGIDGAGKNTLVRALQQEIRADYLAFPRYEDSVHAKLAQEALYGRMGDLSESIYGMATLFALDRRGAAERLRAASVSEEVLLLDRYVASNAAYSSARAHDEALAGWVADLEFEQFALPRPTLQVLLDTDVELAAQRAAHRETQEAHRTRDQYESDAGLQARTAAAYRELAKQQWASPWVVVSTDADVRTVAADIVRRLRTLAECQN, translated from the coding sequence ATGATCGTCGCGATTGAAGGCATCGACGGCGCGGGGAAGAATACTCTTGTCCGCGCCCTGCAACAGGAAATCCGCGCCGACTACCTGGCGTTTCCTCGCTACGAAGATTCAGTTCACGCCAAGCTAGCCCAAGAAGCCTTGTACGGGCGCATGGGGGATCTGAGCGAATCCATTTACGGCATGGCCACACTGTTCGCGCTGGATCGACGCGGGGCAGCGGAACGCTTGCGTGCGGCTTCTGTCAGCGAAGAGGTGCTCTTATTGGATCGGTATGTTGCCTCCAATGCCGCCTATTCCTCAGCGAGGGCGCATGACGAAGCCCTTGCCGGTTGGGTGGCGGATTTGGAGTTTGAGCAATTCGCGCTGCCACGGCCGACGTTGCAAGTGTTGCTGGATACCGACGTGGAACTAGCGGCCCAGCGCGCTGCACACCGGGAGACGCAGGAAGCACACCGCACCCGTGATCAATACGAGTCAGACGCCGGGTTGCAAGCTAGAACTGCTGCGGCATACCGGGAGCTCGCGAAACAACAGTGGGCATCACCTTGGGTAGTTGTTTCGACCGATGCAGATGTTCGTACCGTGGCAGCCGACATTGTGCGCCGCCTACGCACGCTCGCCGAGTGCCAGAATTGA
- the mtrA gene encoding MtrAB system response regulator MtrA — protein MPHKILVVDDDPGISEMLTLVLEAEGYQTVTVSDGAEAVPVFQREQPDLVLLDLMLPGMNGIDICRLIRRESSVPIVMLTAKTDTVDVVLGLESGADDYISKPFKHKELIARMRARLRRSEDEHHDVLEAGDLRIDVPGHEVTRNGEEIQLTPLEFQLLVELASKPGQVFSREELLQKVWGYRNPADTRLVNVHVQRLRSKIERDPDNPQIVLTIRGVGYKIG, from the coding sequence ATGCCGCACAAAATTCTCGTGGTAGACGACGATCCTGGCATCTCCGAGATGCTCACCTTGGTCCTTGAAGCCGAGGGGTATCAAACCGTCACAGTGTCCGATGGAGCCGAGGCAGTGCCGGTATTCCAGCGGGAGCAACCCGACCTTGTGCTTCTAGATTTGATGCTGCCAGGCATGAACGGCATTGACATTTGCCGCCTGATCCGCCGCGAATCTTCCGTGCCTATTGTCATGCTCACAGCGAAAACCGACACGGTTGATGTGGTGCTCGGTTTGGAATCGGGTGCGGACGACTATATCTCCAAGCCCTTCAAGCATAAAGAACTCATTGCTCGCATGCGCGCACGCCTGCGCCGAAGCGAAGATGAACACCACGACGTGCTGGAGGCCGGGGACTTGCGCATCGACGTGCCGGGCCACGAAGTTACCCGCAACGGTGAGGAAATTCAGCTCACTCCTTTGGAGTTCCAACTCCTGGTGGAATTGGCTTCGAAGCCCGGCCAGGTGTTTAGCCGCGAAGAATTGCTGCAAAAGGTGTGGGGCTATCGAAACCCCGCCGATACCCGCTTGGTCAATGTGCACGTGCAGCGCCTGCGCTCAAAGATCGAACGCGATCCGGATAATCCGCAGATCGTGCTGACTATTCGTGGAGTTGGCTACAAGATTGGCTAA
- the mtrB gene encoding MtrAB system histidine kinase MtrB produces the protein MRFLLIERWQTSVQYRVLGTIIVASAIVLLVLAMFVTNFLVGRFMAAKEEIASQEIERARVAVEEQIAATGASSPLDVRLKTARAAIVSRAAEDQEQAVYEPVILVTEPDGSVITAPENYRIPDRLRDFVSQGQVASQFATIQRADGSSYKALMIGTPTDAEVPGLQVYLVMSMESDEATLAMLRGAFAGAAILLIVLFVIIVWVAMNQLIVPVRSASRIAARFADGHLRERMVVEGRDEIARLAISFNSMADSLSKKIQQLEEYGNFQRQFTSDVSHELRTPLTTVRLAADMINADNEDFAPHTKRASQLLVQQLDLFEDLLNDLLEISRYDAGATELSATQMDVRDSIHAAWDQVRALAKELDVKVTFVPEDEPLPMVGDARRIERILRNLFANAVDHSEGNPVEIRAAMSADAVAVTVTDHGVGLKPEQEELVFERFWRADPSRERHSGGTGLGLAIAQEDAHLHGGEIQAKGNLGVGSTFRVVLPRTPGAKIEEIPLPLAAPESKIDGGQE, from the coding sequence TTGCGGTTTTTGCTCATTGAGCGCTGGCAAACAAGTGTCCAGTACAGGGTGCTTGGAACCATCATTGTTGCATCGGCGATCGTGCTGCTGGTGCTGGCAATGTTTGTGACCAACTTTCTGGTTGGTCGTTTTATGGCGGCAAAGGAAGAGATTGCTAGCCAAGAGATTGAACGCGCGCGCGTCGCTGTTGAAGAACAGATTGCTGCGACGGGTGCATCCAGCCCGCTTGATGTTCGTTTGAAAACAGCCAGGGCCGCGATTGTCAGTAGAGCTGCAGAGGATCAAGAACAAGCGGTATACGAGCCGGTCATTCTGGTAACAGAACCCGATGGCAGCGTGATTACGGCACCCGAGAATTATCGAATTCCGGATCGCTTGAGGGACTTCGTTTCGCAGGGGCAGGTGGCTTCGCAATTTGCCACGATCCAGCGCGCAGACGGGTCGAGCTATAAGGCGCTGATGATCGGGACACCCACCGACGCAGAAGTTCCCGGTTTGCAGGTGTACCTGGTGATGTCAATGGAAAGCGATGAGGCGACGCTGGCCATGCTTCGGGGTGCTTTCGCTGGTGCTGCAATTTTGCTCATCGTGCTATTCGTCATCATTGTTTGGGTGGCGATGAACCAGCTCATCGTTCCGGTGCGTTCCGCCAGTCGCATTGCGGCGCGCTTCGCCGACGGCCATTTGCGTGAGCGCATGGTGGTTGAGGGCCGTGATGAGATTGCGCGCTTGGCCATCAGCTTTAATTCCATGGCCGATTCGCTGTCGAAAAAGATCCAGCAGTTGGAGGAGTACGGCAATTTCCAACGGCAATTTACTTCGGACGTGTCTCATGAGCTTCGCACTCCGCTCACGACCGTGCGCTTGGCCGCCGATATGATCAACGCGGACAATGAAGACTTCGCTCCGCACACTAAGCGTGCCTCGCAGTTGCTGGTCCAGCAGTTGGATCTCTTTGAAGATCTGCTGAACGATTTGCTGGAAATTTCGCGTTACGATGCCGGGGCTACCGAGCTTTCGGCAACTCAGATGGACGTTCGCGATAGTATCCATGCGGCTTGGGATCAGGTGCGAGCGCTGGCGAAGGAACTGGATGTGAAGGTGACTTTCGTTCCCGAGGATGAACCCCTGCCAATGGTGGGCGATGCTCGTCGTATTGAGCGCATATTGCGGAACCTTTTTGCCAACGCCGTGGATCACTCGGAAGGCAATCCTGTTGAAATCCGTGCTGCGATGAGCGCCGATGCGGTGGCAGTCACGGTGACGGACCACGGTGTGGGGCTGAAGCCGGAGCAAGAGGAATTGGTGTTCGAACGCTTCTGGCGTGCAGATCCTTCCCGCGAGCGCCATTCGGGCGGCACCGGTTTGGGTCTTGCTATCGCCCAGGAGGATGCGCATCTGCACGGCGGAGAAATTCAGGCGAAAGGCAATCTGGGCGTGGGGTCTACTTTCCGCGTGGTGCTGCCTCGTACCCCGGGTGCCAAAATTGAAGAGATTCCGCTGCCGCTTGCTGCCCCGGAGTCCAAGATCGATGGAGGTCAGGAATGA
- the lpqB gene encoding MtrAB system accessory lipoprotein LpqB, which produces MTKVQKLLLSGLCVLTLTSCISVPGESDPQAIRSFEGEQPSILQEPKEDQDPDLLLRDFYTANALPDQQYQPARNYLAKEKAESWSPRPEILVLDRIDVNSATLGEDEPGRGYEVSGTLVGEVSKSGAYQPRQEPYKAKVRMVSVDGQWRIADLPDQIVVERNEFRNHYSMRNVYFFDPTGSRLVADQRWIYNRAGSLDSALLSLLIDGPSQWLAPGVMDELPQQATFAGRQEGVYAFTGLTNLDSDAMKRLAACIVWTLGMADIGGPYHLSFDGNPVRARETEDMDLTVDNFAEYNPQATGNSFDTSYALVGGQLVNISDNKVVPVPRPIGQLVNVESLSISAKTDAVAAVRSSGEGEQRESELLIGSMNTEMQSKIKSKTLSKPTFEPTASSLWTVVDGKKIARISRSNDSGEIVQTEVDTTSLGDHGDISMLQLSHAGSRAALVMDGKVYIGVVSRPNVGERELANVIELMPSLEDAVISIDWQSDGTLLVGTSNPEAPVWVVAPDGSSATPLPGANLDAPVVSVTSNSTTIFATDARATMEIRRDLQEATFWREVPGLEGVRAPVVVPN; this is translated from the coding sequence ATGACCAAGGTGCAAAAACTTCTGCTTAGTGGGTTGTGCGTGCTCACGTTGACGTCCTGCATTTCGGTACCGGGGGAGAGCGATCCTCAGGCCATTCGCAGTTTTGAAGGAGAGCAGCCGAGCATCTTGCAGGAACCGAAGGAGGATCAGGACCCAGACCTGTTGCTTCGCGATTTTTATACAGCAAATGCACTTCCTGATCAGCAGTATCAACCTGCGCGCAACTACTTGGCCAAAGAGAAGGCCGAGTCCTGGTCTCCCCGTCCAGAGATTTTGGTGCTAGATAGAATCGACGTGAATTCCGCAACCCTGGGTGAAGATGAGCCCGGCCGTGGCTATGAGGTTAGTGGCACGCTCGTCGGTGAGGTGAGCAAGTCTGGGGCGTATCAGCCACGCCAGGAGCCCTACAAGGCGAAAGTGCGCATGGTGTCGGTGGACGGGCAGTGGCGCATCGCCGATTTGCCGGACCAAATTGTGGTGGAGCGAAATGAGTTCCGCAATCACTACAGCATGCGCAACGTGTACTTTTTTGATCCTACGGGCAGCCGCTTGGTGGCCGATCAGCGCTGGATCTATAACCGTGCGGGTTCATTAGATTCGGCTCTGCTTTCTTTGCTTATCGACGGCCCCTCGCAGTGGTTAGCTCCTGGTGTCATGGACGAGCTGCCTCAACAGGCCACCTTCGCCGGCCGTCAAGAGGGTGTCTACGCTTTCACAGGCTTAACAAATCTCGATTCCGATGCGATGAAGCGCTTAGCGGCTTGCATCGTGTGGACCTTGGGAATGGCAGACATCGGCGGGCCATACCACTTGAGTTTTGACGGCAACCCGGTGCGCGCTCGCGAAACCGAGGACATGGACCTCACCGTGGACAATTTCGCCGAATACAACCCTCAAGCCACCGGCAATAGTTTCGATACCTCCTACGCTCTGGTTGGCGGGCAGCTCGTCAATATCTCCGATAATAAAGTGGTTCCCGTTCCACGGCCTATCGGCCAGTTGGTCAATGTTGAGTCCCTGAGCATCTCCGCTAAAACTGATGCGGTTGCTGCGGTGCGTAGCAGTGGTGAAGGTGAGCAGCGGGAGTCGGAACTGCTGATCGGTTCCATGAACACCGAAATGCAAAGCAAAATTAAGTCTAAGACGTTAAGTAAACCCACCTTTGAGCCCACGGCGTCATCGCTGTGGACGGTAGTGGACGGAAAAAAGATAGCCCGAATCTCACGCTCGAATGACAGTGGTGAAATCGTTCAAACAGAAGTTGATACCACGTCTCTGGGTGACCATGGAGACATTTCCATGCTGCAGCTATCGCATGCGGGGTCACGAGCGGCGTTGGTGATGGACGGCAAGGTCTACATCGGTGTGGTCTCTCGGCCCAATGTTGGCGAGCGAGAACTGGCCAACGTTATTGAGTTGATGCCCTCGCTTGAAGACGCCGTCATTTCCATTGACTGGCAATCCGACGGCACGTTGCTGGTGGGCACGTCGAATCCTGAAGCTCCGGTGTGGGTAGTGGCGCCCGACGGTTCCTCGGCGACTCCGTTACCGGGCGCGAACCTAGATGCCCCTGTGGTTTCGGTGACGTCGAATAGCACCACCATCTTTGCTACAGATGCCCGCGCCACAATGGAAATTCGAAGAGATCTTCAGGAAGCCACCTTCTGGCGTGAGGTTCCGGGCCTCGAGGGTGTTCGCGCACCCGTGGTGGTGCCCAACTAG
- a CDS encoding ComF family protein encodes MSTRIQQHIPVYSLGAYGGARAKTILSMKERGRLDLTQHVGAVLRAAIVNMQFHGHVPEAIALVPAPTTRRNERLRGGDPVHLACEASGIPSAQILRTSAAARDSADLSAAERKMNISGSIELLGMIDGPIVLVDDVITTGATLAASVAVLQSAGMNVVAALGFSHA; translated from the coding sequence GTGAGCACCCGCATTCAGCAGCACATCCCGGTGTATTCCCTGGGGGCGTATGGGGGAGCACGGGCCAAGACGATCCTCTCCATGAAAGAGCGGGGGCGTTTGGATCTTACTCAGCACGTGGGTGCTGTCTTGCGGGCGGCGATTGTGAACATGCAGTTCCACGGACACGTACCTGAAGCAATCGCGCTGGTGCCAGCGCCAACAACTAGGCGCAACGAACGCCTCCGTGGCGGTGATCCCGTGCACCTTGCGTGCGAGGCCAGCGGAATTCCTAGTGCACAGATTCTTCGAACGAGTGCCGCCGCGCGTGATTCGGCGGATTTGAGCGCGGCGGAGCGGAAAATGAATATTTCTGGTTCCATCGAATTGCTCGGGATGATCGATGGGCCAATCGTGCTTGTCGACGACGTCATCACCACAGGAGCTACACTTGCCGCCTCGGTTGCGGTATTGCAGAGCGCAGGAATGAATGTGGTCGCTGCGCTGGGCTTTTCTCATGCTTAG